A window of the Lactuca sativa cultivar Salinas chromosome 5, Lsat_Salinas_v11, whole genome shotgun sequence genome harbors these coding sequences:
- the LOC111917643 gene encoding uncharacterized protein LOC111917643 — translation MGYTASVIEVPLERRRGHKETRNYSPDSRAPSDRRNRSSRRSPDYSRYDDEFNRPGNRRSPDYSKSRNRNRSVSRSRSRSPDYSRYDNQNSYRRTHRSPDYPRSKRSPSPRIKTMNTNRKPYYGDQKKQYLDRNNLNGNGNGPESESDEELKGASYEDYRRLKRQKLRKMLRNCIWNITPSPPRRDDDPDELEPEEIAEKDAEEDNEKYKDTKSELDSKERSHSSESESESEDSESDSDDSRSRRRKKSKRSSSRRKRRSRKSVSVSDSESDESTDDSEEEDRRRKKKKQKRKSTKRKSSSRRDSKRKRRSTSRKSKDSDSEESSESNGEEGSSKTKRSRSSSSSKKRSLKGSDNSASDKNSDSEDDDRSKPQVDEPVKTEEAERELILLKEMIESRKKAGLDDDDDEEAEVGPMPLPRAEGHISYGGALRPGEGDAIAQYVQQGKRIPRRGEVGLSAEEISKFEDLGYVMSGSRHQRMNAIRIRKENQVYSAEDKRALAMFNYEEKAKREQKVMADLQRLVQRHIGEETGPSHDPFGGTGRVAEDPADA, via the coding sequence ATGGGATACACCGCTTCCGTCATTGAAGTCCCCTTAGAGCGACGTCGCGGCCATAAAGAAACCCGCAACTACTCGCCGGATTCTCGTGCGCCAAGTGACCGTCGGAATCGCAGTTCTCGTCGCAGCCCAGACTATTCAAGGTACGATGATGAGTTCAATCGTCCGGGTAACCGTCGTTCCCCCGATTATTCAAAATCGAGGAATCGTAATCGCAGTGTTAGCCGTAGCCGGAGTCGCAGCCCGGACTATAGCAGGTACGATAATCAAAATAGTTATCGCCGCACTCATCGTTCCCCTGATTATCCTAGATCTAAAAGAAGCCCTAGCCCTAGAATCAAAACCATGAATACGAACAGGAAACCTTATTACGGTGACCAAAAGAAACAGTATCTTGATCGTAATAACCTGAACGGGAACGGGAACGGACCAGAGTCTGAATCCGACGAAGAGTTAAAAGGAGCCAGTTATGAAGATTACCGGAGGCTAAAACGTCAAAAGTTAAGGAAAATGTTGAGGAATTGTATATGGAACATCACACCTAGTCCTCCAAGGCGCGATGATGATCCCGATGAGCTTGAACCCGAGGAAATTGCAGAGAAGGATGCTGAAGAAGATAATGAAAAGTACAAGGATACAAAGTCTGAGTTAGATTCAAAGGAGAGGAGCCATTCATCCGAGTCTGAATCAGAATCAGAGGACTCGGAATCTGATTCAGATGATTCCAGAtcgaggaggaggaagaagagcaAGCGTTCAAGTTCTAGGCGTAAGCGGAGAAGCAGGAAATCAGTATCCGTGAGTGACAGCGAATCAGATGAATCCACTGATGATTCTGAAGAGGAAGATAGGAGGAGGAAGAAAAAGAAGCAGAAGAGGAAATCCACCAAACGAAAGAGCAGCAGCAGGAGAGATAgtaagagaaagagaagaagtaCATCAAGAAAAAGTAAAGATAGTGATTCTGAAGAAAGCAGCGAAAGTAATGGAGAAGAGGGATCATCAAAGACTAAAAGAAGTCGTTCTTCTTCCTCAAGCAAGAAAAGGAGCTTAAAGGGCAGTGACAATTCAGCATCTGATAAGAATtcagactctgaagatgatgatagAAGCAAACCACAGGTGGATGAACCAGTGAAAACAGAAGAAGCTGAACGGGAGTTGATATTGCTGAAAGAGATGATTGAATCAAGAAAGAAAGCTGGtttagatgatgatgatgatgaagaagcaGAAGTAGGTCCAATGCCATTGCCAAGAGCAGAAGGGCATATCAGCTATGGAGGTGCACTGAGGCCTGGTGAAGGTGATGCAATTGCACAGTATGTTCAACAAGGGAAACGTATCCCTCGAAGAGGAGAAGTTGGTCTTTCAGCTGAAGAGATTAGTAAGTTTGAGGATCTTGGTTATGTGATGAGTGGTAGTAGGCATCAAAGGATGAATGCAATTCGTATTAGGAAAGAAAACCAAGTTTATAGTGCTGAAGACAAAAGAGCTCTTGCCATGTTTAACTATGAAGAAAAGGCAAAACGTGAACAGAAAGTTATGGCTGATTTGCAGCGTTTGGTGCAACGCCATATTGGAGAAGAAACTGGTCCTTCTCATGATCCTTTTGGTGGAACTGGAAGAGTTGCAGAGGATCCTGCTGATGCTTGA
- the LOC111917641 gene encoding uncharacterized protein LOC111917641 yields MLRMRDFPSCFGENGVQIADASSSSSSSGVSTDRNAQSLVTCVYQCKLHSCCFIVTTTWTKNIMGQALSVEIDDSSTQSVCKLEIKPWLFSKRKGFKTMEMGSNSIHAFWDLSSAKFGSSPEPIEGFYFAITVNQELILLLGDMEKEVYKKMNHVMTSSPNSVFVSKKEHIFGKKVYATTAQFCGKGQVHEVLIECDTISTNDPCLLIRIDGKLVLQVKRLRWKFRGNCTILIDGLPVEVYWDVYGWFFGNFIGNAVFLFQTCLSAEKLWGSGSGSDHSGVSWSSSLGKDSRSQGLGFSLVLYAWKNE; encoded by the coding sequence ATGTTAAGAATGAGGGATTTCCCTTCTTGTTTCGGTGAAAATGGCGTTCAAATTGCCGAtgcttcttcgtcttcttcttcgTCAGGTGTTTCCACCGATAGAAATGCACAGAGTCTTGTTACTTGTGTTTACCAGTGTAAATTACACAGTTGTTGCTTCATCGTCACGACAACTTGGACTAAAAACATAATGGGTCAAGCTCTTTCTGTTGAAATCGATGATTCCAGTACGCAATCTGTCTGTAAACTCGAAATCAAACCATGGTTGTTCTCCAAAAGAAAAGGGTTTAAAACCATGGAAATGGGTTCAAATTCAATCCACGCCTTTTGGGATCTTTCATCTGCTAAATTCGGTTCTTCCCCTGAACCAATCGAGGGTTTCTATTTTGCCATCACTGTCAACCAAGAACTGATCTTGTTGCTGGGTGATATGGAGAAAGAAGTGTACAAAAAGATGAATCATGTGATGACTTCTTCACCGAATTCTGTTTTCGTATCGAAAAAAGAACATATTTTTGGTAAAAAAGTGTATGCAACGACAGCCCAGTTTTGTGGTAAGGGACAAGTACATGAGGTACTGATCGAGTGCGATACAATTAGCACTAATGATCCGTGTTTATTGATACGTATTGATGGTAAATTGGTGTTGCAAGTGAAGCGACTTCGATGGAAGTTTAGGGGAAACTGCACAATTTTGATCGATGGATTGCCGGTTGAGGTTTATTGGGATGTTTATGGTTGGTTTTTTGGTAATTTTATAGGGAATGCGGTGTTTTTGTTTCAAACTTGTCTTTCGGCTGAGAAATTATGGGGTTCTGGTTCGGGTTCGGATCACTCAGGGGTAAGTTGGTCGAGTTCGTTGGGTAAAGATTCTCGATCACAAGGTCTTGGTTTTTCTTTGGTGTTGTATGCTTGGAAAAATGAATAG